Proteins encoded together in one Variovorax paradoxus EPS window:
- the hscB gene encoding Fe-S protein assembly co-chaperone HscB — protein sequence MNLNDTDFELFAVPATFAQDRAALDARWKELQREAHPDRFAAQGAAAQRVAMQWSVRINEAYQRLKDPIRRASYICELHDAPLNAENNTAMPPDFLMQQMEWREALDDAGNIAAVEKLQAEVEASRTRALSSLDWLIDEKGDYPAAAQQVRALMFIERFGQDVEARFDQLGQ from the coding sequence ATGAACCTGAACGACACCGACTTTGAACTGTTCGCCGTCCCGGCGACTTTCGCGCAGGACCGCGCCGCGCTCGACGCGCGCTGGAAAGAGCTGCAGCGCGAAGCGCACCCGGACCGCTTTGCCGCGCAGGGCGCCGCGGCGCAGCGCGTGGCCATGCAGTGGTCGGTGCGCATCAACGAGGCCTATCAGCGGCTGAAGGATCCGATTCGCCGCGCGAGCTATATCTGCGAGCTGCACGACGCGCCGCTGAACGCCGAGAACAACACGGCGATGCCGCCCGATTTCCTGATGCAGCAGATGGAATGGCGCGAGGCGCTCGACGACGCCGGGAACATCGCCGCGGTCGAGAAGCTGCAGGCCGAGGTCGAGGCTTCGCGCACCCGGGCGCTGTCGTCCCTCGACTGGCTGATCGACGAGAAAGGCGATTACCCCGCCGCCGCGCAGCAGGTGAGAGCCCTCATGTTCATTGAGCGCTTCGGACAGGACGTCGAAGCCAGATTCGATCAGTTGGGACAATAG